In the genome of Aedes aegypti strain LVP_AGWG chromosome 2, AaegL5.0 Primary Assembly, whole genome shotgun sequence, the window atcatgaatcagagtttgtgtcgacactcacagtgacgaaccatccatagtttgttgaaacatcatatttacatcccaccattgtaacgattaaatgtgcagtcatacatattttatagattagaaatagtagcatgaaacgagctcaccaattgatccgttatccttgactgagcggccacaatccattttcagcttcactcgtttgctcggctagcacccagaaaaaaaaaaaaaaaaaaaaaaaaaaaaaaaaaaaaaaaaggcgcgcgactcgaaaaaaaaacacggacgacagctcgggctttcttgacgcactgtccaggagcaagcgtcaaggtcgtcgaaagatcaaaaagaacgaaccgatcgcggcactttttaacttactccaaccgaactccccgatcacgccactttttcacttacgagaccgacgcgcgacatgtttgatcctgccctcgtcgctcgctccggcaaaagcaagcgtcaaggtcgaaagatcaaacagaactaaccgatcgcggcactttttcacttactccaaccgaactccccgatcacgccactttttcacttactagaccgacgcgcgacatgtttgatcctgccctcgtcgctcgctccggcaaaagcaagcatcaaggtcgaaagatcaaacagaactaaccgatcgcggcactttttcactcactccaaccgaacttcccgatcacgccactttttcacttacgagaccgacgcgcgacatgtttgatcctgccctcgtcgctcgctccggcaaaagcaagcgtcaaggtcgaaagatcaaacagaactaaccgatcgcggcactttttcacttactccaaccgaacttcccgatcacgccactttttcacttacgagaccgacgcgcgacatgtttgattctgcccttgtcgctcgctccggcaaaagcaagcatcaaggtcgaaagatcaaacagaactctgaaTCGCATCGCTTACCAAATAACAGATAAATACAGATTGTGTAGCTTCTGGATCCTTCCTACTAACAAAAACTCCTTCacgtgacaaccatgaagatgcagagttGTACTTGGTCTTTAGtagcaatggatgtcacacttacattccttcccttccccgactACCGTTACTCCGGGGCCgctattgaatttaaaatttttggaattgacgATGGTAGGCTACTCCCGAGCTCCATTCtgttgattccttgtgtaattttgattattctggtTAATCAGGGAGTAGCAAATCCAAATTGAACGGTCATCAATGTTCATAGTCATGCACATTGATTATGATTGAATGAAGAATTCTTGAGCTTTGAATGATTATGAAGAAATTTGGCTCTGCTGTAGTGGGCCCAACTCGTAAAAGCTACTCAGAAGGTACTGTGAAAATACAAGCAAAATCGCCTATCGATGCTCAAATTTCATTTTGtagttgaaatatattttttgtacaaaattgCATGCGATCAACACTGCCGGAAAAAGTTGTCATCAGTAGACATTTGTTACATTTCTATTAAAtgttaaccctttctttccaaTGGTATCTCCAGAGCTTCATTAGTTTTTGGACAAACTTGAGACAAACCGGATAGATGAATACTATGCAATAGTTACTAGAACATGATTCCATATTCATTAGAATAATCCAATAGTCAACTGACtgtttcaatagtaaaactatcgataaacaatcaattttttgttcaagcactttttatcaaaccgtttttttttttttcataaagaaCTAGTCATTTAAAGTTATGTGAAAGAAAGGTCCTATGTTGTTTTTCTCACACATAAATACATATTTTAAGAATTTAAAACGCAACCTCTTGCAGaacgatgatttttacagcaagagTCGTACATTTTCCAATGTCGAGTTAGATAAATAAATTACATCGAGTACTGTAAAAaccgagttctgcaacgagttgggaacaatgtttttgcaattttgtagaacatgaGGGTATCAGCAAtcatatcgggatgcattcaccattgtTTTGCAATTGCATTGCGTAGTATCATCATGTAACTGATTTCACTGTCCTGACTCTGTATTATCTGCGCTATTCAGGTGCTCATCGTAGCGCTGCTTCTACTATTCAAACACATCGCGTCAATTCGTCGAAATGCTCCCGTTCTTATTCTTTTAACTAAATAAACTGCAAGATTGAAGCCGAAAGTATAAATCTGGAAATGGACTTAGTAACTTTTTGGATTTGAATCCGTCTACTTTGTACTAATGATAGAAATTGAATGGTAGGGGGATTATGGGCACATTAAGCAAATACATATTTTAAGAATTTAAAATGGGAATATTTTTCAGTTTCCCCCGGCAAGTTTTAAGTTTAATGTTATAACGACGTGTTACATTCATTCATAatgatgaaaattatatcaaatgTCAGAAAAACGAAATAATAAATTGAGTCGAAAACAAgcctggtaaaaaggtatcggagcaaaatgaacactttcgAGAAATTTAGTGATtataataaggactgttcattttataaagtgaacactttgtttatgctatatctattttatttatttataaaatcgtaatcggttttctgtgcatcgttcaactattattctacaatgctttgaaaatatgaggtcttagaaaatgcttttggttgaagagttAAAGCTATTCGAAGAAAAGCTATTTGTCAAAGTTTTATTACttttctctgacattaggtaattTTAGTGATTTATCCTTTTATGCCCAAATTTGCTGaaacaccatcctttcactcccagcaaaagagaaaagtaaaaagttcaaaactagtttagattactaaagaaataatatttgtataaccgagagctaaatcgtgagtttaaaccgtactcataagtaaaatttttactctttatggtcgttttactaaaaagtctcatacttttaaaatcatgtttgCATATTTATCAATCGAcagtagagtgtccatcccgggacaaaaaatcccgggattcgacAAATTTCGGggtttcccgtttcccgggttCTTATTTCTGACATCctgggattcccgaaatgtacgtagaatgtgatgaaaacaactaaatttcaatgaaaagcaatcacatttttcctcactatcaaccttatttgataaagtagaaGATTAATTTACCGAGTAAGAAACACCTAAACTGCCACGAATCGCAACTCAGTACCgcctgtaaaaagtaggcattgagaaaattgactgagaatTTTGCAATCTCGATTTCCAtacaattattttaaaaattccaggagattggaacatttgacgatctcaatgaaactttcataactTGCTTTTCACTTTACCTTTACGttacctttccaagaaaaatataaagatgaccaaataacgacTCATTTTgtggactgacatgcgtttacttttcattatgggacaattcgacttgatttgattattttgagcgatttcacctggtgcttaactttttagccggtagtatgaaaattttcaaatattcttataataaaattgagcatatttctggacaaacatttgaaaaaggctcaagaggtcttgagccttttttcggaaacgttgctgttgagcccattttggcccgcccacgcaaactaacaccactatcaagaagattagtgttagctcttcctgatagtggtattggtgagtaTGATCGAGTGGAATTGAGCCccacagcgtcttgcaaagccattgtttaccaatgtcgatgtgcccttttgaaatgtttgtccagatttgtagttcactgccaaaatttcatgccgattgctcatatggaaacaaagttacagcatgccaaagttgagtattttgtatggaaatcggctttcactacaattattctgaacacaactgtacattatgcccctaatccccctagaTATTGTGAATGTCCATGCAATAGCCagatttctgaacattattgagAACTTATATAGTGATCCGTTCAACAACAATACCTATACTATAAAAACCAACTAAGCTTTCAATCTATCTAGCCGGCTCGTAGATGATCGTAATTGATGCACTTAAACGAACTATACTCGATATGGTACAATCGATCAATTTCATCCCGTTTAAATAACCGATCGCTTCAAACTTTCGCACTAGTGTACGTACAAACAATATTAATAGGCACTTACTGCCTTCTTGCCTTATCTTTCCAGATATTAGTCACCATCGATCGCTGTTTGTACCGAACCGACCTGGAGCTGGTGGCGCTTTAGTCTGTTTGTGTTTGTTCGCTGTTCGTGAGTTCAACGGGTGATAAGGCGAAAACGCTACATTCCTCACTATTTGCAAACGGAGGAGAAATCCTCTTCTGCTCTGCCGGGATTTGACCAAAACAGTACGGGACACGGATTCGGAGCGAAAAATAACACTTTAATTATTGCTATTATCATTAATACGACTATTTAGCATCTAAGCGCACGCGCAGATAGTAGCATTGAACAACCGACTAGGGCGACTTGATCTCAAGCTTTATCTAGAATCTAAGCCAAAAGTATTCGCCAACTACAAGCGCCATGAGAACCAAACATTTCCTGTTGCTACTGTTTGCGGTGATAGGAACCAGCTTGCTGTTCATATTGTTCGGTCCGGCTGGCCAGCAGAATGATTCGATCAAGAATATCGTCTCTCAAACACACGAACAGCTCCGAAATTTGCAGGTGAGTTTTAGAGTTATCAAGCTTCAAACGTGAACCTAAGAGATGAATTGCTTTTTCCCATGTTTTGCAGAACAATTTGCGAGATGCTAACGAGCAACATCCAGAGATGgatccaaaatatttggcaCAGTTGGGATTTACACACTCGCTGTACAATGGAACGCGGTCTAACTTTTCAGTTGTGACATACACACAATCAGGCGAAGTGGCGTCCACAATCCTGTATGCACAAAATATCGCCACCAAGCTGCCGAATGAACAGCTTTTGATCTACGATCTTGGACTGTCTGAGAGCGATCTGCACACCTTGCAGGCATTCTGCAACAGCTCACGTTGCAATGTGATAACCTACGATCTGAGCTCTCTGCCGTCATATGTTACCGACGAAAACATGCACGCCTTCCGGCCTATCATCATTCACGATGCCTTGGCGAGGGCGCGAACTGTCCTGTTCACTGAGAACAACGTTCGGTTGCGGAACAGCGGCAAGGAACTGGCCGACATACGGACCAAAACGGAGAACACTAGCGGGGTCATGGGATGGACCACGCAACAAGCAGTCACCAGCCGTACACATCCCAAGATGTTCGACTACTTCGACACCGATTCGGACAACTTCCAGTTCCTGCCGATGGTTTCGCTGGATTTTGTGTTCTTTGTCAGCACACCGACGGTGAACGATAAGATAATGCTGCCCTGGGTCAGGTGTATGCTAACGCCGGAGTGTCTGCATCCGATCGGTGAGTAAGATTTATGGGATTGTTTCCCTTTACTGTGTTATCTTTGCGAATGGTGCAATAAATCAATATCACGGGGTAATGCTTGGAACTCGATAAAGCTGGTTAATGTACAGCAATTATAATTGATCAAGAAATCTAAACGGAGACGCGGTTCAACtaaatttttgagtttgtttgtatcttttttctcttttttctttctggcattacgtccccactgggacagcgcctgcttctcagcttagtgttcttatgagcacttccacagttattaaccgagagcttactgtgccaatgaccatttctgtatgcgtatatcgtggggcaggtacgaagatactctatgccctgggaagtcgagaaaatttccaacccgaaaaatcctcaaccggtgggatcgaacccacgaccctcagcttggtcttgctgaatagctgcgcgtttaccgctacggctattttgGGCCCCTGTTTTTATCTTAAgcataataaaatcaattggCTGGAAGCTTGATGGTCCACGAGTAGAATTGTTAGCTTTGGGTATGGGGACGACGAGGCTCTCTTGCCATTCCGCCGGAAAATTGTCCGGCAGCCAGATTTAGTTGTTTGATTTTTCCGGGAAACGGCAGATTTTTGAGCGGCGGATATCCAATGCTATCCGATCCAGCTGATTTGCCTTTACGGCGACTAAGAGCTTTAATTCttcacgcagcgaactggactatcgaatttcatacattttgccttatgaaaggtggaacgattattgcaatacgaacgctttatgtatcgttttagcatcacttcacatcaaggcgtcgattggCGCGTGGTGTgcgctcgggcctatcgatgGCAAGGCTCTTGGtacgattccaggttgccgcgataaacgttttttgttttcaaattctggtttcataaggcaaatttatgaatttcaacccgatttcttgtggcgaattttcataaggggttcctatgtttatcgatagtccatttgcctgagtgttgGAGTGAGAAAGGTTCGTTGATGGCTGCACCTCTTAAATCGTATGGAACGGAGAAaaggtaaaattaagaactgcaccaacgattttcaaccgactgcataaatctgttaactctaccaaaacatagtcaacatcactacacaagaaaatatctTCGGTTTATTTAACCACAGTTGCAGTATTTATGACCAGAAACATTTTAGATTTGACCAGTTTGTcattatacttttgaccacactgtgttgtacggtgggtgtcatggattgaaatacaatgctttgtagtggatactactatggacatggtcacatttactgcactgctcagtgatttgtaCCAGATTAGTAaagttaacagatttttgtagtcggttgaaaatcgttggtgcagttcttaattctaccatggattcggtagattatacaacaaaaattGTTTGCGTGTAAGAATCGCGCACACATTGGTgtgcacaagctttttttctcagtacgacggattgaactttgtttgtaTTCTCAATTAAACGCGGTCGATAAGGaagtttcataaaatttcgtgaattattgAACTTTTACGGCATGTGATTGGATTGAAATCCTTGTAtaataaagtggtgtgactggcgTCGATCGCTAAGTATTTctttcaaatcgtgttcgtctcattgtctcgtatttcaacagtttactcacacacggcattaatttcttgttagtctagtaaaattatagtaatcctttctaacgttaacaacaacattcggatttCACGAATTTTtgtcgggttttgcgactgaatcactTTTTACGATTTGAGTttattgagttgattttgcatcaaaatctcaagcgtgagatttacgaagcagatctctaatgagtttgctctcacgggagagcgtattgattgagattttgagtgtgagtctatcaacactgaattgaactgaagttatttatcgaaatacagtagttttattgcatttttgatgtacaagtgtacgaaTCATAATAGCtgtcacaaaattacacttggaaaatgaaactttgctgcaggtaagtttgaatatcgtTTTGAAGTTGTTACGACGGATAAtaacgcttacgacgaagtagaacgaaacctcACCACTTGCAATACGCACAACAAGGTGGAACATTTCCTGTGCGTCTGCCCTCAGTACGAAATTCAGCGTATAAACCATGAActttaaaaatgttcaaatttatgctctttcgaaagctcctgtcgagtaccgttttgattcatattacggacacttaaggcctaaACGAAGTATTACTCATCAGAAggaatataaaatgaatcattctgtatgattcctcggcgttatcgagccttcaatacaattatctttcaaatagtggatgaagatttcgattccgcaacatcaataatttcaaataaatagaaatgtgtggacttttcatgattcttattacTTTTGCCTTAtactccggacactttgattagaattccagacagctcatgaaaatcataatgatCATTAATTGAAATAGTCAACCCACTAAAGAGGTGCCTCAGGCAGttgagcattataaatttgcatagatatctaTAGAAAATGCTAAACTACCGGCGCTCCAATCGAGCCAAATTGTAAACTAGAGCAATGAAATTAAAtcaaccataaaaaaaacttaattaaaCCTAGGCCGAACACATTAGCTGTGACACTATTGTAACTCGAACAAAAAATGGAAATACGAATTAAACCGAAACGAATAGACAATGCTTATAAAAACAAGTCTCGAACATGAGAACTTTAGAACGgcaaaaatttaaacatttcgtgtgaaatgtatCCCATACAAAGTACAGTGCCCGGaaattgaagctgtccgtaatatgaatcaaaacgataAGTAAAGAAACTACGTTCGGTTGGTCAAATTGATGGGACCCTCGATAGTTattattaaaacaatttttgaggaTCCCTCGATATTTGACAATTCTTGACTCACTTAAACTGCCATAACTCAGAAACTTCTTCAACAGCCCCTCCACAATAACATGTTTTGGAAAAGAGAAAACATACGAGAttcgtttgaaaaaataaaaatatttggtggCCATATTAAATTTGGGCGCCATATCGGATTTTATCgtaaaaactgaatttttatggTGTTCGCAACCACCGATTTTTTTGCATCGTTGGAAAGCTGAGCTagttgtaattgtaattgtaattgctcaatccacaccctggcagacaattatccgccaatctagacacgggctgggtgaggacctaccaagcctcccccgttaacatgtccttaaccgtttagcacaccgggttcttccacaagcaggcgccggaattaaagcggtcccacaagtttcagatacattaaatagatatagtccttctggcactaaaccgaatagcgccctCCACCTCATCATCAGCACTGCCCATCCCGCATGCCAAACAAAATTCCGGAAGTGGTGTGCCGTGTAGCACATCAGATGTTCTACAGagcacaccacctccgacaccatgctcaacgtacagcaaagacagcGTTAATAAAAGCGGAATGCGCCATTCGATTCAgtaccagagggactataaatgtaacgaagaggaaatgaaaagatagtagaaatggtttggttgttcgattgctgaaacgagaagaatgAAATAAAGTTGTTACGTTAAAACGTGGTTTTCATAGttaaataaatgtatcgatagtttctcatctgtttcttttccgtaTCGTAGTTCCGTCGAAtctatccacctcgagttttgtcgactccgctcgggcaatgaggaccgcgataaaataaaaaatataaaaatatgagcattagtgtttatctattatttaatgtggttctcatttgctttcaaatacctaagtaacatgtgaactctgcctctatcagaaaattctaataaatcataatttattctcctacactttccctagcacaaagtattcctatttaataagacaagtgcaaaagcacaaataaaagtgtgggaccgcatcgaatcatgttgatgccctcagagcactgattcttcgatttgcgaaaTATGAGTCCGCTGAATACACCGACCCAACTCGACGCAATCGCGCACCTCTACCGGCACCTCCGCACaggtaaaaacttctgcgataatcCTGTagtgtgaaagaaatgcgcaatattattttgatttcaatccTAACTTCATGACCCGTAGGCTCACGCAtatgattgttcattatttaGGCTAAATATACCTGTTTATACCTGTACatcagaaaaaagaaaaacgacTGCGAATATCTTGCAGCGTAAAGTTTAAGTGATCAAATATACAGCACTATAATAACCTCCTAATATAACGCAGAGCTAAAGATTCTTTCTTGCGTTACACAATCTGAAcaagaaaccattttcaaatacttcccataatttatgcgaggcaaaacagattccacttctacgtaatgtaacccagcatagctgcccaactctccagacctgcgccctccaagatccaaggtgctgctgccttacgttgaaaacttctttcctcaaagtctgtctatcaattccgaactctattgcatactacaataccaatcagaccctattcctgacaagacacagagtcacaaccccaatgtgatggatttacccacaaccttgtcataacccctcttacgtttcgctatcctcggaagtcacccatattgatgcttggcaaaaaatagcaatattcaatccacaaatcccaaattacaccacattaagttggtccgtttggcgtcgccggtggatacctgttctgacatTCGTTTCTTTCAAACCCCATTTCAAGCCTGTCCCCCCACTTTATCAAtacgaatgttgacgaatcacgataatctgaagatcatgaccagaacggaggtaggattTATCACAAGGGACCAACCACCACCATCGTTGGAaagctgagctagttttacacaaaatgtgaaaaaatcagaCGTGTATGTTTTTTGATCAAAAGTTATGTGCGAttttgtattgctgtgtgcgtttgaaatatcaaatgcgggaagatttttcacaaagaaggcgaagtcaaagatagatttttattgctaggttggcggtgatttTTATCGCGGTTGCGAAGAgtcctttgattagtttgtgttaccgcatttggaacgCATTTGAACAAGATtcgcacgtcaaacgcaaacagcaataacacATTTCTTGTCGCGCTGGTGCAATTTGCGGTCAAATAATGGTGCTATTGCGATTTACGCTATAATTAGTCGAGAGAGGGGGGTTGCGAGCGTACATCGCAATAGCGTACATTATTTGATCGCAAATTGCACCAGCgcgataaaaaatgttttacaaaatcgcTCATAACTACATAACtgtatttaacaaaaaaaaaaaaaaaaaaaaacctcagatttttttatattttgtgtaAAACTAGCTAAGTTTCGGATTATtttctcgggttcgggtcgggtttgaacaaaaaataaaataagtcgggtaggGTTCGAGTTGTGAATCCCGACTATCTCTGTTAATAATACACTAACTTTCCTTCACAAATTCATGTCCTAATTGATCCAATACCTTTTCCATCCAGGTGCTCAATCAGCCGGATGCAAGTACAACAAGAAGCCTCAATATCGCTACTCGGGCTGCCACGGCTACGACACGTCCGCCTTCAACATCATCCTGGGGCTGACGTTCGGCTTCGACGAGGCCAAATACTCAACCCACGAGGAGTCGTCCAATGCGCTGTACTACGTGGAGAGCCTCGAGCAGGCAACGAAAATTCTCGAAAACCGACGGAAAAACGTCAGCGACACATCGGAACATCCGTTCACGGAGGAGTAAATGCGTTGGTGGTGTTGGTATTGTTGGAGGACCACAGGTTTGCATTGGGAATAGTTTCGCCCGTATCTCTTCAGCGGGCCAACGTAAAAACTGACGTCACAAATTTGCAAGATAGCTCATAGGTGACAATACATTTTAGTCAATAGGTACACATTGACGTAGTGAGTTAGGAAAATACAAGTTAGTTCCATTAGCGAAGTTAAATCGGAACAGTTATTTCGCACagattttcatatttaaaaacaaGATGATTTTGTATAATCCCCACAATTATATGGGATCtaaatttcacaaattattattattactaaaaCATTATCGTAAtcaaagtttttgaatttatgcgCACAAAAAgttctttgtttttcttttaagtCCATCGTTTTTATCTGATCTTCGGTCACAGTTGAAACGTAATTGTTCCCTTTTCTTCGCTACTGCAACTGTTTGTAATTCATCTTATTGTAGCTTTAAATTAGCACACTACCTGTAGTTATTTGCAGGTGGCAAATTTGCACACAGAGATACGCGCAAACTTCTCCAAGAGACAAAGCTGCCCTCGTGCTGAGGATTAACCAAAGTTTAGTAGATTATTTTCCTACGCTGTAGATAGAATGTAGGAATGCAAGCGAATATAAGTGTGTATCAAGGAAGGGTTCGCCGATAATTATTTACACTTTTTTCGGGTTTTTATGTAAATATAAGTGTTATGTGGTAGTTTTGTTCGCCAAAATTGTGTCCAAAAGAGAGTTCCAATTCCGTCGCGATTATAGTctgattgttttaaaatttattattgcaAGAGTTGTGTCGTATATAACTGCTGGTTTTGTTATGCTTTTACAAAATCTTAATTGTTGAACAAAATTGAGATGCTTCAAAGCTCAGGTACAATTTTTGCTACACTGTGAAGCACAAAACTGATAGGCTTTCTCATAAAAAATTCTAGGTATATTAGGTAAAACAGCGAGGtcgcaatttttaatttttatttataagtaCAACTGCTTAAATACTTCCTTGGATGATTCTTTTCTAAAGCTCATACTTTTCATTTAGAAgaatgtcgtttggcataattatattgaaaaatttgaaataacgGCTATTTGGCAAATGTTATTcttcattttgttcaaaataagcttttttaatttataaatgtTTCAATGACAACGGCCAATATGACCTTTATGACAAACGGCTCTTGGTGACTTGATCACTTATGTCATATGGCCCCCTCCCACAGAGCATTTCAACCAGCAAATATGTACAACGCCTCTCGTAACGTCCCATAAGTTGCTTTTTGTATAATAGTATGAATAAAGTTATTCTTTTatagtttttgattttgaataggtTCGCATGTGATTGAAATACCTACTATTGTAATGTGTATGATATGATAAAAGGTTATTATAACCTAGCATTAAAACCGATGGCCAAGAAGATAACTGAAACGACGCAACAAATCATAGGGAAATGGAATAGAATTGTATTTCTTTGCACAGATCGTAAAAAGTTAATGCTGTGAaactatttttatataaaataagttttttttttgtatcttaaCCTTACATCGGGTCGATTGGCATTAAAATGAGTAGCTATACGGTGCAGTAGATTACTGTCGCTGGTTCAAAGCGATGGTATAATAAACGCATTAAACTATGTTCTGAATTTCCAATCCGAATATCTATTGCGTCGACAAAAAATTaagttaatttaaaataaaatgttcagcttcgttcaaatttaaaaattacgaATATTAGCTGACGTAGACCATTTATTACATTATCAAGAAAATCAAACTGTAACTGCTACTTAAAAAAATCAACCCTCATTGAACAGAATGTGAGCAGCCATTTATGATACTTATGTAATTAGTAGATCAGATTCGAGAACAAGTATTGAACATAATTGCGAACAAACAATTTTCGATAGAAATAACAACCATTTCCTTAGGAAAGTCCGTTGTGATGACAGACGATTTCAAACAGTAAATTTTATGCGAAAATTTTAGACTAATCTGGGACGTTTCGATGGAATGTTTTGCTTATTTTATCATATAGGTATTATTCAACTTGCTTCGTTATCTCGTTTTTAAATATTGATTACAAACTCAACTCCCCTTCGCTTTTACTCATCAATCGAACGCATTTGCTACGTTCTTCCGTAACCTACAACACCGCTAAACGACAATCGAGTTTATTATAATAAATGACACAGATGatcatgtttatttttatattgccgccaaatgtttcatcgaaatgTTCCACTGATTAGTTCTAGGCTATACAGCAGCACTTAGCAAAGCCTGCGTAGTTTAACTCCCTCACATATCCCCGAACAAATTATTACCGAA includes:
- the LOC5570833 gene encoding uncharacterized protein LOC5570833 yields the protein MRTKHFLLLLFAVIGTSLLFILFGPAGQQNDSIKNIVSQTHEQLRNLQNNLRDANEQHPEMDPKYLAQLGFTHSLYNGTRSNFSVVTYTQSGEVASTILYAQNIATKLPNEQLLIYDLGLSESDLHTLQAFCNSSRCNVITYDLSSLPSYVTDENMHAFRPIIIHDALARARTVLFTENNVRLRNSGKELADIRTKTENTSGVMGWTTQQAVTSRTHPKMFDYFDTDSDNFQFLPMVSLDFVFFVSTPTVNDKIMLPWVRCMLTPECLHPIGAQSAGCKYNKKPQYRYSGCHGYDTSAFNIILGLTFGFDEAKYSTHEESSNALYYVESLEQATKILENRRKNVSDTSEHPFTEE